The Gossypium arboreum isolate Shixiya-1 chromosome 6, ASM2569848v2, whole genome shotgun sequence DNA window TCTGACAAGGGAAAAGGCCCTATGGGTGATAGCGGGGACGACAATGAAGACTCCACATATTCTCCTGGATTTGCCCCAGCAAGTGCCCAACCACCCAAGGTGTCTGTTAATATTAGCCATCAGTATCAATCTGGTACTTCAGCACTAGGGAATCTCCCAACAGGCTCAAGTTCTAATCCGGGTGATAATTTGGCAAAACCAACTATCCCCGACCTCGACGATGttgaagaaaaggaaaaagtaaGGGCTGAGCTCCCAAAACAGTTCGAAGACCATTGCAAGTGGTTAGAAGAGAGGTTCAAGGCATTAGAAGGTACAGATTATTATTGCGGGGTTGATGCTAAGGAATTGAGTTTGGTACCGGACTTAGTACTCCCTCCGAaattcaaaatgccagaatttgaaaGGTATAATGGAACCAGCTGCCCGGAGGCTCACATTACAATGTTCTACCGGAGAATGATGGGGTATGTCAACAATGATCAGCTGTTGATTCACTTTTTTTAAGATAGTTTGATTGGGGCTGCGGCGAAATGGTACAATCAGTTAAGTTGTACCCAAATCAAATCATGGAAAGACTTAGCTCAGACCTTCATGAAGCAATATGGCCATGTAACGGATATCGCACCTAACAGGATCACGTTacaaaacatggagaagaaacCGGGTGAATGTTTTAGGAAGTACGCCCAGAGGTGAGGGAAGTTGCCACACAAGTTCAACCACCACTGCTGGAAAAAGAAACGACCATGCTGTTTGTCAATACATTGAAGGCACCTTTCATCAATCATATGCTGGGAAGCGCAACTAAAAGTTTCGCAGACATAATTATGTCAGgcgaaatgatagaaaatgtgaTAAGATGTGGGAAGATAGAAACGGGAGAAAGCACAAGAAGGTCAGccccaaagaaaagagaaaatgagGTAGGTAATGTGAGCTCAAGGTATTCAAAACCTGTCACGGTTAACCAATCGAGAATGATAGTCACAGGCTAACAGGCCGCACCAAGGCGAGAGCCTAATACAAGGCAGAATACAGAGAGGTTCCAGTTCACTCCCATACCAGTGATGTATAGGGAGCTCTACAAAAAGTTATTTGATGCACACGTAGTGGCCCCTTTCCACTTAGAACCGTTACAACCCCCATAccctaaatggtatgatgcaaatacTCAGTACGAATACCACGTGGGGATTACGGGGTACTCGATAGAAAACTGTACCTCGTTCAAAAGGTGTGTAGAAAGGCTTATCAAAGCAggtgttgtaaaatttgatgatacACCTGGTACGGGAAATCCGTTGCCCAAACATACTGATAAAAGGGTAAACGCGATAATTGAGAATATGGGGAGGAAAGTCAAGCTGAATATCACGGAGGTGAGAACCCCATTGAAGCTAGTTTGGAAGGAAATGCAGAAGAGAGGTTTAGTCCCGCAGGGGTTGAGGGACAAAATCCAAGATACATGGAAATACTGTGAGTTCCATCATGAGAAAGATCACGAGATCTAGAATTGTATTGAGTTCAGGGCCCTAGTACAGGGTCTAATAGATAATAAGAAATTGGAGTTCCTCAAGTCTGTCGAAGAGGAGGATGTATGCTCTCTAGGAGGAGAGTCGAGTGAAGAAGGCTGCAGAGCCAACCGTCCAGTGATAATTATTTCGAAGCCCAGAGTTAGTGAAGTAGAAGTAAGAGTTACACCAAGAGTTATAATCCAGAAGCCAACAGTTTCCCCTTATAAAGATAGTCATAGAGTGTCTTGGAATTATAATTGTAGTATAGCAGTTACAGAGAAGGAGGGTTCGATTAACACGCTAAACACAAAAGCCGAACCAGTAAAAAGGAAACCCGTCATGCTCAAGCAAGAAGTAGAGATATCAGAACCACTGGTTAATGAGCCAGTAATGGAAAATGAAGCCAAAGAGTTCTTGAAGTTCCTAAGacacagcgagtatagtgttgTGGAACAACTACACCAACAGCCGGATCGCATATCGATATTGGCTCTGCTGTTAAATTTGGAAGTCCACCGCAACGCATTGATGAAAGTGTTGAACGAAACCTATGTTGCGGATGACATTTCGATTAACAAACTGGATCGTCTTGTCGGTAACAtaagtgctgacaatttcatctccTTCAGCGATAATGAGATACCATCAGGGGGTAGGGGGTCTACTAAGGCTCTGCATATCACTACATGTTGCAAGGGGTATACGTTACCCGGAGTACTAGTTAATAATGGGTTCGCATTAAATGTGTTGCCTTGGGCTACGTTAAACCGTTTACCTATAGACAATTCCCATATGAAGACGTATCAGAACATAGtaagagcatttgatggcacagaAAGAAAAGTAATGGGAAGGATAGAGGTACCTCTTCAGATTGACCCAAACGCGTACGAGGTAGATTTCCTCGTGATGGATATTAAGCCTTCCTATAACTGTCTATTAGGAAGACCTTGGATTCACTCAGCTAAGGCAGTGCCATCCTCGCTGCACCAGAAGCTAAAGATGGTTACTGAGGGTCGGCTAATAATAATAAATGCGAAGGAGGATATTATTGCGTCAGTTACCAGTGATGCACCCTACGTAGAGAATGACAACGAAGCGGTTGAATGTTCATTTCGATCATTAAAGTTTGTAAATGCAATGTTTATAGCTGAAGGAAGCAGGATTCCAATACCTAAGATGTTAGGGGCTACAAAAATGAGCCTGCAACTGACAGTTGGGAAAGGGGCATTACCTAGCAAAGGACTCGGGAGGCACCTCCGTGGACAAGTTAGAATGCCAGTCTTGGTTGGCAAATGGGATCGCTTCGGTTTGGGATTCAGGCTAGATGCAAGCCAAGTGAAGAAAGAGTTTGAAAGGAAACAGGAACAGCGGAGAGTAAGATTGAATGAGACAGAAGTCAGGTGGG harbors:
- the LOC108484780 gene encoding uncharacterized protein LOC108484780 translates to MYRELYKKLFDAHVVAPFHLEPLQPPYPKWYDANTQYEYHVGITGYSIENCTSFKRCVERLIKAGVVKFDDTPGTGNPLPKHTDKRVNAIIENMGRKVKLNITEVRTPLKLVWKEMQKRGLVPQGALVQGLIDNKKLEFLKSVEEEDVCSLGGESSEEGCRANRPVIIISKPRVSEVEVRVTPRVIIQKPTVSPYKDSHRVSWNYNCSIAVTEKEGSINTLNTKAEPVKRKPVMLKQEVEISEPLVNEPVMENEAKEFLKFLRHSEYSVVEQLHQQPDRISILALLLNLEVHRNALMKVLNETYVADDISINKLDRLVGNISADNFISFSDNEIPSGGRGSTKALHITTCCKGYTLPGVLVNNGFALNVLPWATLNRLPIDNSHMKTYQNIVRAFDGTERKVMGRIEVPLQIDPNAYEVDFLVMDIKPSYNCLLGRPWIHSAKAVPSSLHQKLKMVTEGRLIIINAKEDIIASVTSDAPYVENDNEAVECSFRSLKFVNAMFIAEGSRIPIPKMLGATKMSLQLTVGKGALPSKGLGRHLRGQVRMPVLVGKWDRFGLGFRLDASQVKKEFERKQEQRRVRLNETEVRWEPMNFPHIFQTFVSGRFIHSTPERIKEGMVEDVIGIWNINATF